A stretch of Aspergillus nidulans FGSC A4 chromosome VI DNA encodes these proteins:
- a CDS encoding uncharacterized protein (transcript_id=CADANIAT00010175) codes for MNLELTLLPPFDLCPSSTMSYKSNYEPYTSQSLYSRQSSSSELLYPLGDLYPHVVALQLQMEDENEARGSASRNLSYHQDIPYWAEVASPESPHSLSESFSKRSLRRYSESTKARFVSGIRRLLSRDELRARRRFK; via the exons ATGAACCTTGAGCTTACCTTGCTTCCGCCATTCGACTTGTGTCCTTCATCGACAATGAGCTACAAATCCAACTACGAGCCTTAC acaagccaaagccTGTACTCCAGGCAATCCTCGTCCTCAGAACTCCTCTACCCACTTGGCGATCTCTACCCACACGTCGTCGCTTTACAACTCCAAATGGAAGACGAGAATGAAGCCCGAGGGTCCGCATCGAGGAATCTCTCCTACCATCAGGACATCCCTTACTGGGCAGAGGTTGCCTCGCCAGAATCGCCTCACTCGCTGTCGGAGAGTTTCTCCAAGCGCTCGTTGCGCAGATATAGCG AATCCACAAAGGCACGATTTGTTTCTGGAATCCGGCGATTGCTCAGCCGCGATGAACTAAGGGCACGTCGGCGTTTCAAGTGA
- a CDS encoding uncharacterized protein (transcript_id=CADANIAT00010176), with translation MVDRDLRLKGMTRDACLRSRHHVLSQPRLRWTTRSKPAFKNCGGRWLNMALQRRSWFNSDTTPSPKMGAKPKTVSEILHRKLWEES, from the exons ATGGTAGATAGAGATTTGAGGCTTAAAG GGATGACCAGAGATGCGTGCCTGCGGTCAAGGCACCACGTCTTGAGTCAACCGCGTCTTCGCTGGACCACACGCAGCAAACCTGCCTTCAAAAACTGCGGCGGCAGATGGCTCAATATGGCGCTCC aaaggagaagctggtttaACAGTGACACAACCCCAAGCCCTAAGATGGGCGCCAAGCCGAAGACAGTTTCTGAGATTCTACATAGGAAGTTGTGGGAGGAGTCGTAG
- a CDS encoding uncharacterized protein (transcript_id=CADANIAT00010177), whose amino-acid sequence MYASVAFPSVLSALPGTERLNNMRIYGFAGAHHRLAGVVVAFN is encoded by the exons ATGTATGCCAGTGTAG CTTTCCCATCAGTTCTCAGTGCTCTTCCAGGTACTGAAAG GCTGAACAACATGCGTATATATGGCTTCGCAGGGGCACACCATCGTTTAGCCGGTGTCGTAGTCGCCTTCAATTAG